CGGTGTTCCCGCAACCGCAAACGTATCCACCATCTCCTCAGTCACAAGCGCAACCGGGAACTCGCCTTTCGCAAATGCCGCAGTGAAGCGTTCCAACGTTTCTCGCGCTATACCTCCACAAGAAAACACTGCATGATTGGGAAACCCGCTCATTAAACCGATCATGCCTGCAATTAACGGTTTCACTGCTTCGCGTGCGTTCTTGCCATCGGACGAAAGAGCAATTGGCAGATACGCACCAACGGGAAACTTTTCGAGTTGTCGCCCACTGCGAACGGCGCCTTGCTGAAGGTGCTTGACCGCGTGGCGGACATACGCGGGACTCGTCAATGCACCAAGGAGCAAACCATCAGCAATCTCGCCAGCCAGTGCCAGTTTCTTTGGCCCCATCACTCCAAGATAGATCGGGATTTCGGTATGCATGGGTTTGAAAGCGAAGCGTACCCCCGCAGTCTTGAAGACCTGCCCCGGAGAGTTTCTTCTCTCTCCCCGAAACATGCGACGGATCAACTCGACACTCTCACGCGTTGCTGAGATCGGCGCAGCAAATGGAACTCCCATCTGTTGTTCAATCCACATCGGAATGCTGGTCCCGAGGCCGAGAATCGCGCGCCCCCGTGAGATTTCGTCGAGCACTGCAAATTCCATCGCCGTAAGCGCCGGATGGCGAGTGTAGGGATTCAACACTCCCAGTCCCACTTTCAGTGAGGTAGTATGTGTGAGAATCGCTGACGCAAGGGAAACCGCCCCCCGATAGAAATAGTCCTCTGGTACCCAGAACGTTCCAAACATCAAGTCCTGCGCGCGTCGAGCCGCAGCAACAAATCCCTGAGCGTCGAGATTTTGAAAACACACACCAAATTCCATCACCTCACTCATAAACCCAGCCCTCACACCCAACCTCTACTGTCCATTCCTCCCCCGCTCAATCGCTTGTAACACACGCTCTAGGGTGATGGGCACCTCGCTGATGCGAACATTGAAAGGCGCCAATGCATCACACACAGCATTGGCAATCGCCGCTGGTGGAGCAATCGCTCCGCCCTCTCCCATGCCTTTGATTCCTGTTGGCGTGTACGGCGAGGGGCTCGAAATATGGCCAATTTCAACACGAGGCACATCGACTGCGGTTGGGATCAGGTAGTCCATCAGCGTCCCGGTGAGAAACTGCCCGTTCTCGTCATAGAGCGCTTGTTCATATAAGGCCGTACCAATGCCTTGCGCGACGCCGCCTTGGATCTGCCCATCAACCACCATCGGGTTGATAATCGTGCCACAGTCTTCAACCACGACATAGCGCAGCAGCTTGACTTGACCAGTTTCGGGATCGACTTCCACCGTCGCCACATGGGTCGCATTCGAGTGGGTTGATGGTGGCGGTTCGTAGTGAGACGTTCCCTCAAGTCCCGGCTCTTCACCGGCAAACTGCGCAAACAGAATACGCTGGGCAATATCTTTGATGGGAACGACAGTCGCACCATCCTGTTTGCGTCGCACCATCCCATCAGCAAGTTGCAGATCATCAGACGGTATTTCGCTGAGCCGTGAGGCAGCGCGTAGTAATTTCTCTCTGATTTTACGTGAAGCAATAATCGTCGCTCCACCACCAGTGACTGCGCTCCGACTCCCCCAGGTTCCCCAGCCATAAGGTATGGCGGTGGTGTCTCCTTCAATGATTTTGACATCAGCGATTGAGACCCCGAGTTCATCTGCCACGATTTGGGCAAAGGTCGTCTCGTGACTCTGCCCATGCGAATGCGTGCCCACCAGCACCGTCACTTTCCCATGAACATCCATACGCACCGTCGCAGATTCATATCCGCCAACCGGCGCCCCCATTGCTTGAAATGCTTGTGAACTCGGCGCAGTGCCCTCGATGTAACACCCGACGCCTAAACCGATATGACGTCCCTGCTGTCGCGCACGTTGTTGCTCAGCACGAAACTCTTCGAGATTGATCATCTCCAGCGCCATACGAAGCGCTTCTTGATGGCTGCCACTTTCAATCTCAGCACCAGTAATGGTTGTATACGGATGATCTTGCTGGCGAATCATATTACGCAGGCGCAGTTCGATACGATCGATTCCCAGCTTCTGCGCTGCCAGATCCATCAGGCGCTCCATCGTCAATATGGCAATCGGCAACCCAACCCCACGATACGGTCCAATGGTTGTCTTGTTAGTCGCCACAGACAACGCCTCAAAACGATAGGCAGGAATTTTGTATGGCCCAGGCATGGCGGAAGCTGCGTGTCCGGCTTCGAGGGCTGAGCCCCAGGGATAATCTGAATATGCCCCGACATCGCTAATATAACGACCGGTGATACCGAGGATAGTCCCGTCTTTCTTGAGCGCCAGTTCGCCACAAACAACTTGCTGTTTGGCATGGAGCGACGCGGTTAAATGTTCACGGCGATCTTCGATCCATTTCACTGGTCGCCCCAGCCGACGGCTGAGGAACGCAGCGAGCACTTCTTCACCAAATAAGTGCCCTTTCAAGCCAAAGCCACCACCAACGTCAGGAGCGACTACACGAATATGATGTTCAGGAAAATTGATCGTCTTGGCGAGATGCGTGCGCACGACGTGTGGCGTTTGCGTCGAAGACCATAATGTCAGAGAGTCCGTGGCTGCTTCAAAATTGGCTAAACAGCCACGCGTCTCCATCGGCATTGCCATGTGTCGCCCCGTCACAAAACGTTCGGCGACCACACAGTCGGCTTCTTGAAAGGCTTTGCTGACCTCGCCAATCTCAACCTTGATCTCCTGCATGAGGTTATCTCCCCACTCGTCGTGCACGAGTGGCGAGTCAGCCGTGAGTGCTTTCTCGACATCCCAGATCGTATCAAGCGGATCGTAATCGACATCGATCAGGCTCGCGGCATCTTCGGCCACATAGCGATTCACGGCGACAACCACCGCTACAGCTTCACCCACAAAGCGCACTTTCTCTTGTGCCAGCACTGGCCAATTGCAGGATTTATGCTTCGGAGCACGTACCGGGTCATACTCAACTCGCAGCGGGAGAATGTCAGCGGCGATATCTGCCCCGGTGAGAACGGCTAACA
This portion of the Deltaproteobacteria bacterium genome encodes:
- a CDS encoding LLM class flavin-dependent oxidoreductase produces the protein MSEVMEFGVCFQNLDAQGFVAAARRAQDLMFGTFWVPEDYFYRGAVSLASAILTHTTSLKVGLGVLNPYTRHPALTAMEFAVLDEISRGRAILGLGTSIPMWIEQQMGVPFAAPISATRESVELIRRMFRGERRNSPGQVFKTAGVRFAFKPMHTEIPIYLGVMGPKKLALAGEIADGLLLGALTSPAYVRHAVKHLQQGAVRSGRQLEKFPVGAYLPIALSSDGKNAREAVKPLIAGMIGLMSGFPNHAVFSCGGIARETLERFTAAFAKGEFPVALVTEEMVDTFAVAGTPQECRVRLAEFVEAGVTMPVAFELPGVAPEKLMRDIRTHLIPHFV
- a CDS encoding xanthine dehydrogenase family protein encodes the protein MATPLVGIGKMVGAEVRRVEDPRVLLGKTRYVDDIQLPNTVAMAFARSPYAHANITRIDVSAAKEHPGVLAVLTGADIAADILPLRVEYDPVRAPKHKSCNWPVLAQEKVRFVGEAVAVVVAVNRYVAEDAASLIDVDYDPLDTIWDVEKALTADSPLVHDEWGDNLMQEIKVEIGEVSKAFQEADCVVAERFVTGRHMAMPMETRGCLANFEAATDSLTLWSSTQTPHVVRTHLAKTINFPEHHIRVVAPDVGGGFGLKGHLFGEEVLAAFLSRRLGRPVKWIEDRREHLTASLHAKQQVVCGELALKKDGTILGITGRYISDVGAYSDYPWGSALEAGHAASAMPGPYKIPAYRFEALSVATNKTTIGPYRGVGLPIAILTMERLMDLAAQKLGIDRIELRLRNMIRQQDHPYTTITGAEIESGSHQEALRMALEMINLEEFRAEQQRARQQGRHIGLGVGCYIEGTAPSSQAFQAMGAPVGGYESATVRMDVHGKVTVLVGTHSHGQSHETTFAQIVADELGVSIADVKIIEGDTTAIPYGWGTWGSRSAVTGGGATIIASRKIREKLLRAASRLSEIPSDDLQLADGMVRRKQDGATVVPIKDIAQRILFAQFAGEEPGLEGTSHYEPPPSTHSNATHVATVEVDPETGQVKLLRYVVVEDCGTIINPMVVDGQIQGGVAQGIGTALYEQALYDENGQFLTGTLMDYLIPTAVDVPRVEIGHISSPSPYTPTGIKGMGEGGAIAPPAAIANAVCDALAPFNVRISEVPITLERVLQAIERGRNGQ